The sequence below is a genomic window from Microbacterium sp. cx-55.
ACGGGTGGGCGGCCGGGGCGGGAAGGCGGCTGCGGGGTGGTTGCTCATCGCGTCGCTCGTGGTCATCGCGCCCCAGATCGCGAAGTACCCGTCCAGCCCGCTCGGCAACTTCAACGTCCCGTCGTCGGTGTCCGCCATGCACGATGTCGCCTCCGGCATGGGCGACGGGATCTTCACGGTCGGCGATGTCTACTCCCTGCAGAGGGACCCCCGTTCGTACGAGGAGTCGCTCGTCGCGAACCTCTGGTACACGACCGGCAAGGACGTCGCCTCGGTGTACACCGTGCTGCCGTTCACGTCGTACGCGGATCAGCTCTGCGTGGACATCCGCGGGTGGACCTGCGCCGACGCACTCGACACGCTCTTCGAGGGCTCACCCACGATCGCCGACGACATGGCGCTTAACACCGTGGTGGTCATCAAGGGAGAAGGCCTCGATGACGTCCGAGCGCCCGCGGGATGGACGGCTGACGAGGGCGAGTTCACCTGGACGCTCCACCGCACGGACGAGCTTCCCCGGGCGGGAGGAATCGCCCGCGTCTCCGATGGCGTCACGGTGTCGAACGTCACGCACGACGACACCTCGGTGACGTTCACCGTCGATTCCGTCGCACAGTCCGGGAGCGAGGTGGTGATGAGCCGTCTCGCCTGGCCGGGTTACACGGTCGACGGTGCGGAACTCGCCGCACCCGATCGGGGCTTCCTGCTGTCGGTCGCTCTGGATCCGTCGGACGTCGGCTCGACGATCCGCGTCCAGTTCTCGCCGCCCGGATGGACGGCGGAAGTCGCCGCCGCCGCCCTCGCCGGCGTGCTGGCACTCTCCTACACGCTCTGGTTCGCGGTGCGCGCCCGCGCGCGGCGACGGGCATAAGCGCCGACGCGCATCTGCGTCGGCGGGCTATAGGCCCGACAGCATGTGCGACCGCAGCTGCGCCTGATACACGGCGCCGAGTCCGGCCGGGAGTGTCGTGGCGACCAGTCCGTCGAGGTCACGCCACACGGTCGATCGGACACGCAGGTCGAGGGCCTGCCCCGTGGCGTTGCCCTGGCCGAGGATGAGGGGGACGGGCTTGCGCCGCAGCCGCGAGAGCTCGCCCACGATGGCGCCGATCGACAGGGCGGTCATCGAGCCCACGATCTTCGTCACGACGGTTCCCTCGGGTTCCCGGCTCACGCGATCCATCGCGGCGGAGATCACCCGGGCGCAGTCGTCGACGTAGATGTAGTCCCGCAGGGTGTCGAGCGAGACGTAGACCTTGACCGGGCGTCCCGTGACGTAGCCGTCGACCATGACCGAGATGAGTCCTTGGCCCTTGCCGAGATCCTGGCCCGGCCCATACAGGTTCGTCACGCGTGCGATGAACGCCCGGTGTGCGGTTCCGTCGACGAAGGAGCGCAGCGACGCCTCCATGCGGAGTTTTGCCTCCCCGTACGCCGACAGGGGGGCCGGCGCGGTGGCCTCGGAGAAGGGCGGTCGGTCGCTGCCGGCATACGCGCCACCGACGCTCGAACCGAGGAAGAATACCCCGGAATCCGCCTCCGAGGTGCGCTCGGCGACGACGCTCAGAAACTGCTCGAAGAGGTCGGCCTCCGCCATGACGACGTCGCGCGGCGTCGAGGTGACGCCACGGCCCGCGCTCCAGTAGATCTCCCACGGTTCCGCCGCGGAGCGCACCTTCCGGAGGAACTCATCGAGTCCTTCCGTCAGCGACGTCAGCGTCGCCGCCGAGTCGGCCCAGTCCACCGCGACGTGGAAGGCCTCCGCCGACCCCGTGCGGTCGATGGCGGAGCCGAGCAGGCCCCGTCCGATGATCCACCTATGGGGCGTCGGCATGCCGGTGGCCCAACGGACCGGATTGCGGATCGCGGACGATGAGGTACGCCGGCTTGCCGAGGGCCATGTTGACCGCGAGGCCGAGGTACTCCGCGATGATGCCGAGCGCCACGAGGATCGCCCCCGTTCCCAGCGCCGTCAGGACCATCTGAGACGTCCACCCCGCCGGTATCTCCACCCCGGCCAGTCGCACGATGATCAGGTAGAGGGCGAAGAGGATGCCCCCACCGGCGAACAGCAGACCCGCGCCGGTCACCAGGCGCAGTCCGCGTGTGCCGGACGTGAGGATCATCCGCCAGAAGTGCGCCATCAGGCGCCGGTAAGAGTACCCGGATCGACGGTCGCCCTCCTCGCGGAGCGTCACGGGAGAGGTGACGATGCGGGCGGCTACCCACGAGAGCGCGACATCGAGGTACACGCCGGTGCCAGAATACGCCGCCACGCTTCTGCCGACCTCGCCGAGCACGAGCCGGTAGCTGTTGAAGTGCGATGCCTTGCCCCCGCCGAAGATGGTCTCGAGCAAACGCTTGGAGACGCGCGAGGCGGAGTTGCGCACGTATCCGTGGGGCGGCTTGTTGGTGGGCGCCGCGTAGACGACGTCCGCCTCCTCGCGCATCGCCGTGTCGAGCATCGAACCGATGGCGGCGGGATCGTGCTGGCCGTCCTCGTCGAGCGTGACCACCCATTCGCCGCCCGACGACGCGATGCCGGCCAGGGTCGCCGCGTGCTGCCCGTAGTTGCGGCTGAGCCAGACGGGTTTCACATACGGGAACTCGGCGGCGAGTTCGCGGATGACTCCTGCCGACCGGTCGGGACCGTGATCGAACGCGAGCACGACCTCATCCACGGAGGCGTGATATCCGTCGGCCGTCACGAACCCTCGGGTGAGCGGCTCGATCTCGGCGAGCACCGATCTGAGGGTTCGTTCCCCCTGGTACACCGGGATCACGACAGACATCCTGTGCACGTATTGCGCGGTAGTGGTCACCGCATCCTCCGTTCGAGAATCTTGTAGCTGATGCGGCGCGCGCGAGCCATGATCCGCGCTCGGGCGTTGCCCAGCGCGACGTCGGCGCGCGAAAGCGCATCGGGATGGTGGCGGCGGAACCAGAGAT
It includes:
- a CDS encoding NAD-dependent epimerase/dehydratase family protein, with amino-acid sequence MPTPHRWIIGRGLLGSAIDRTGSAEAFHVAVDWADSAATLTSLTEGLDEFLRKVRSAAEPWEIYWSAGRGVTSTPRDVVMAEADLFEQFLSVVAERTSEADSGVFFLGSSVGGAYAGSDRPPFSEATAPAPLSAYGEAKLRMEASLRSFVDGTAHRAFIARVTNLYGPGQDLGKGQGLISVMVDGYVTGRPVKVYVSLDTLRDYIYVDDCARVISAAMDRVSREPEGTVVTKIVGSMTALSIGAIVGELSRLRRKPVPLILGQGNATGQALDLRVRSTVWRDLDGLVATTLPAGLGAVYQAQLRSHMLSGL
- a CDS encoding glycosyltransferase, which translates into the protein MSVVIPVYQGERTLRSVLAEIEPLTRGFVTADGYHASVDEVVLAFDHGPDRSAGVIRELAAEFPYVKPVWLSRNYGQHAATLAGIASSGGEWVVTLDEDGQHDPAAIGSMLDTAMREEADVVYAAPTNKPPHGYVRNSASRVSKRLLETIFGGGKASHFNSYRLVLGEVGRSVAAYSGTGVYLDVALSWVAARIVTSPVTLREEGDRRSGYSYRRLMAHFWRMILTSGTRGLRLVTGAGLLFAGGGILFALYLIIVRLAGVEIPAGWTSQMVLTALGTGAILVALGIIAEYLGLAVNMALGKPAYLIVRDPQSGPLGHRHADAP